In one Echinicola marina genomic region, the following are encoded:
- a CDS encoding PAS domain-containing protein, whose amino-acid sequence MENLHSKELKIEFTGLLEYSPFPMWIYDIDSLRFLEVNDEAVSHYGYSRDEFLAMTLRDIRPKEELPKLELAINAVREGGSPLYRDLYVHRKKDGSLIKVLIRGKRVIFKGKKAEVITAVDKTERFNLTQEIETQRSQLQLLDQIYRELMKSSSLTTAIEPLTTLLCGYFSTDLACFLKLKKTNESGVSDFTIYPHRGTSLLLDSHSICLHDLDSVLPGIYSINSKEGSMFSHLWECKDNEFLIIPIRSMQKTVGFFLFLLTNSKSPRKNIDCTFISTISSQISHSVEKWMLYKQLREREEKFRTMVQEGTDLIAVLNEQAQYTYVSPTSNHVLGIDPVEFIGKNAFEFIHPEDKERVGEEFKKVFTNKHVKISPFRFRHKDGQYRWIETTLTNMFDLPSIQGIVANSMDVTAFKLQAEEINMVNERYRLATLASKDHIYDVNLFTGEAIRMGKAMETSFGYVDKVDNTYHIDFWKENIHPDDRKKVLWRFEQFIKNKNHTHLSLNYRLKRSDGTYAIVVDYCSAIRDENGLAMRIVGIVRDITKSIQKDRMDNLKFRMSTAISQPGKLTVALKKGMKEMLDFTGLDLCEIWIKSKDGNYLDLNSSVYKNPKFKLLNQFNKAKKGEGFPGAIWESGKPLFWSNLGKHLIFKRSDLVESVGLDKGIGIPIIHENEIIGVFLLFSSKTGVGVHEWQDFLFETAKHVGSAIKHKIFETEMETFFNISSNLFAIVGFDGKIKKVNTAFSKLFKNKNIIGEEFGSLTFGIDQGKLQDFLNPDEDHSMVECKCEVDRGENSWVLWKRNISREEKLFFVMGQDISERKKSELALQETLKRLSQAQRIAKLGYWSRNLDEDLSIWTGETYKVYGYKEGEFIPTYENLLKTLHPDDRHIMGELSFEELAKQSPKKYTHRIITASQEVRWVTQTVNVLTDDNKVPYRIEGVIQDITDQKLIEEKLKESNDRFNLALKAIKEMIWDVDHELGMVYRSKSLLEKVNYKEMDKLSFTDSWLCNIDESDREEVWKSFMLVCSDKHQNYWQREYKVKTKQGGHMHVFDRCYIMRDERGMPNRTVGAIEDVSEMKKQMELVQLQNSKLNEIAWKQSHEVRAPLARIMTLVNYLESAKDNQQNTNEILDYIMQSANELDEVIKQITKETL is encoded by the coding sequence ATGGAAAATCTTCATAGTAAGGAATTGAAAATCGAATTTACTGGTTTATTGGAGTATTCTCCTTTTCCAATGTGGATATATGATATCGATTCATTAAGGTTTTTAGAGGTGAACGATGAAGCTGTTTCCCATTATGGTTATTCCAGAGATGAATTTTTGGCAATGACACTTCGTGATATCAGGCCAAAAGAAGAGTTGCCAAAGCTTGAGCTGGCCATTAATGCCGTAAGGGAAGGTGGATCTCCGCTGTATAGGGATTTGTATGTTCATAGAAAGAAAGACGGTTCTTTAATAAAAGTTTTGATAAGAGGAAAGCGTGTCATTTTTAAAGGAAAAAAGGCAGAAGTAATTACGGCTGTGGATAAAACAGAACGCTTCAATCTAACACAGGAGATAGAAACGCAAAGATCACAGCTGCAATTGCTTGATCAGATTTATAGGGAATTAATGAAAAGCAGTAGTTTAACGACTGCTATAGAACCATTGACTACCCTGCTTTGCGGCTATTTCTCTACTGATCTTGCCTGTTTTCTGAAACTTAAAAAAACAAACGAATCAGGTGTTTCAGATTTCACCATTTATCCTCATCGAGGAACTTCGCTATTATTGGACTCCCACAGTATTTGCTTGCATGATCTGGATTCTGTTTTGCCGGGAATTTATTCCATAAACTCAAAGGAGGGAAGTATGTTTTCACATTTATGGGAATGTAAAGACAATGAATTTCTGATTATTCCGATTAGGAGCATGCAAAAGACAGTAGGTTTTTTTCTATTTCTACTGACAAATTCCAAATCTCCCAGAAAAAACATTGATTGTACCTTTATTTCGACTATTAGCAGTCAAATATCCCATTCTGTAGAAAAATGGATGTTGTATAAGCAATTAAGAGAAAGGGAAGAGAAATTCAGGACCATGGTGCAGGAAGGGACTGACCTTATCGCCGTTTTGAATGAACAGGCACAGTATACTTATGTAAGCCCTACTTCCAACCATGTTTTGGGTATCGATCCTGTGGAGTTTATAGGCAAGAACGCTTTTGAATTTATTCATCCTGAAGACAAAGAAAGAGTCGGGGAGGAATTTAAAAAGGTATTCACAAATAAACATGTCAAAATTTCCCCCTTTAGGTTTAGACACAAAGACGGTCAATATAGATGGATAGAGACGACCTTGACGAATATGTTTGATTTGCCATCCATTCAAGGTATTGTGGCCAATTCAATGGATGTGACGGCATTCAAGCTACAAGCGGAAGAAATAAATATGGTCAATGAACGCTATCGTTTGGCCACTTTGGCTTCCAAAGATCATATTTACGACGTGAACCTATTTACTGGAGAGGCAATTAGGATGGGCAAGGCCATGGAAACGTCATTTGGGTATGTTGATAAAGTAGACAATACCTATCATATTGATTTTTGGAAGGAAAATATTCATCCAGATGATCGCAAAAAGGTTCTTTGGAGGTTTGAACAATTTATAAAGAACAAAAACCACACACATCTATCGCTTAATTATCGCTTAAAGCGATCAGATGGAACTTATGCCATTGTGGTGGATTATTGTAGTGCCATTAGAGATGAAAATGGCCTTGCAATGAGAATCGTGGGGATAGTTCGGGATATTACAAAGTCAATTCAAAAGGACCGAATGGATAATCTAAAGTTCAGGATGTCCACGGCCATAAGCCAACCCGGTAAATTGACCGTTGCCCTAAAGAAGGGGATGAAGGAAATGCTGGATTTCACAGGATTGGATCTTTGTGAAATTTGGATCAAGTCCAAAGATGGCAATTATCTGGATCTAAATAGTTCGGTTTATAAAAATCCAAAATTTAAATTGCTCAATCAGTTTAACAAGGCCAAAAAAGGCGAGGGCTTCCCAGGGGCAATTTGGGAATCAGGGAAACCGCTGTTTTGGAGCAATCTAGGAAAGCATTTGATTTTCAAAAGATCAGATTTGGTAGAGTCGGTAGGCTTGGATAAGGGAATAGGCATCCCTATTATCCATGAAAATGAAATCATAGGGGTTTTCCTACTTTTTTCTTCTAAGACTGGAGTTGGCGTTCATGAATGGCAAGATTTTCTGTTTGAAACAGCAAAGCATGTAGGGTCTGCCATAAAGCACAAAATATTTGAGACGGAAATGGAAACCTTTTTCAATATTTCCAGCAACTTATTTGCCATCGTCGGTTTTGATGGCAAAATCAAAAAAGTAAATACCGCATTTTCAAAACTGTTTAAGAACAAAAATATAATAGGAGAAGAATTCGGCTCATTGACATTTGGGATAGACCAAGGAAAATTACAAGACTTTCTGAATCCTGATGAGGATCATTCGATGGTGGAATGTAAATGTGAAGTAGATAGAGGAGAAAACTCATGGGTTTTGTGGAAAAGAAATATCAGCCGGGAGGAGAAGTTGTTTTTTGTGATGGGTCAGGATATCAGCGAAAGGAAAAAATCTGAGTTAGCACTTCAGGAAACCTTGAAGAGGCTAAGCCAAGCCCAGAGAATTGCAAAGCTAGGCTATTGGTCCAGAAATTTAGATGAGGATTTATCCATTTGGACTGGGGAAACCTACAAAGTTTATGGCTATAAGGAAGGGGAGTTTATCCCTACTTATGAGAACTTGCTGAAAACGCTCCATCCTGATGACAGGCATATCATGGGGGAATTGTCTTTTGAAGAACTCGCAAAACAAAGCCCAAAGAAATATACCCATAGGATCATTACTGCCAGCCAAGAGGTAAGGTGGGTAACGCAAACGGTCAATGTTTTGACTGATGATAATAAGGTACCTTATAGGATTGAAGGTGTAATACAGGACATTACCGATCAAAAGTTAATTGAGGAAAAGTTAAAAGAAAGCAATGACCGTTTCAATTTGGCCTTGAAAGCCATCAAGGAAATGATTTGGGATGTAGACCATGAATTGGGGATGGTATACCGGAGTAAATCCTTATTAGAAAAGGTGAACTACAAGGAAATGGATAAACTTAGCTTTACTGATTCTTGGTTGTGCAATATTGATGAAAGTGATAGGGAAGAAGTATGGAAATCTTTTATGTTGGTATGTTCCGATAAGCATCAGAACTATTGGCAGCGGGAATATAAAGTTAAGACCAAGCAGGGTGGACATATGCATGTATTTGATAGATGCTATATCATGAGAGACGAACGAGGTATGCCCAATAGGACAGTAGGTGCCATTGAAGATGTCTCTGAAATGAAAAAGCAAATGGAATTGGTTCAGCTCCAAAACAGTAAGCTTAATGAAATCGCTTGGAAGCAATCACATGAAGTAAGAGCACCACTAGCCAGGATCATGACATTGGTGAATTATTTGGAATCGGCTAAGGATAATCAGCAAAATACCAATGAAATATTAGACTATATCATGCAATCAGCCAATGAACTTGATGAAGTTATCAAGCAAATCACAAAAGAAACCCTTTGA